One window of Phycisphaeraceae bacterium genomic DNA carries:
- the nusA gene encoding transcription termination/antitermination protein NusA: MNTQEMLRILDSIARDRNIDRAVLVRDLELAMVSAAKKHFNTLDAEEFTCTLDPLSGQLTMTRHGAPLEMTPAAFGRIAAQTFKQVMIQKFRDDERTSIFEEFSKRVGEIAVGTAQRYEGGALVVTIDRAEAFMPRSEQIPGEQFNAGDRVRCLILDVRDVGNQIKIVLSRSHPDFIKRLFEVEVPEVAERIIEIKAMAREAGYRTKLAVSSIDNKVDAVGACVGVKGSRIKNIVDELNGEKIDIVRWNESSQVLIQNSLKPAEVQEISLCFELGRATVVVRDDQLSLAIGKRGQNVRLAARLTGWDIDILTPEEFTKGVETMYQTVQSVESITEQMADKLAALGMVSVFDIEEVGVEVLMSELEIDESKANEVVSTCSTKAKEVAEQQQKDKEEKERKAREEAATAARLLAEGGQPGDAAADAILGASTDSSGEARAADILGQGS; encoded by the coding sequence ATGAACACACAGGAAATGCTTCGCATTCTCGACTCGATCGCCCGCGACCGCAACATCGATCGCGCGGTTCTCGTGCGCGATCTCGAACTCGCGATGGTCTCCGCCGCCAAGAAGCACTTCAACACGCTCGACGCCGAAGAGTTCACCTGCACGCTCGACCCTCTCAGCGGCCAATTAACGATGACCCGTCACGGCGCGCCGCTCGAGATGACCCCCGCCGCGTTCGGACGGATCGCGGCGCAGACTTTCAAGCAGGTGATGATCCAGAAGTTCCGGGACGATGAACGGACCAGCATCTTTGAAGAATTTTCGAAGCGCGTGGGCGAGATCGCCGTCGGCACGGCGCAGCGATATGAAGGCGGCGCATTGGTCGTGACCATCGATCGCGCCGAAGCGTTCATGCCTCGGAGCGAGCAGATTCCGGGCGAGCAGTTCAACGCGGGCGACCGTGTTCGCTGCCTCATTCTCGACGTGCGCGACGTCGGAAACCAGATCAAGATCGTGCTGAGCCGCAGCCACCCCGATTTCATCAAGCGCCTCTTCGAGGTCGAAGTGCCCGAAGTCGCCGAGCGCATCATCGAAATCAAGGCCATGGCGCGCGAAGCGGGCTACCGCACCAAACTCGCCGTCAGCAGCATCGACAACAAGGTGGACGCCGTCGGCGCGTGCGTCGGCGTCAAGGGTTCACGCATCAAAAACATCGTCGACGAACTCAACGGCGAGAAGATCGACATCGTTCGCTGGAACGAATCGAGCCAGGTGCTCATTCAGAACTCGCTCAAGCCGGCCGAAGTCCAGGAAATCAGCCTGTGCTTCGAGCTCGGACGCGCAACCGTCGTCGTGCGCGACGATCAGTTGTCTCTCGCCATCGGCAAGCGGGGTCAGAATGTGCGGCTCGCCGCTCGCCTTACCGGCTGGGATATCGACATCCTCACTCCGGAAGAGTTCACCAAGGGCGTCGAGACCATGTATCAGACGGTGCAGAGCGTCGAGAGCATCACCGAGCAGATGGCCGACAAGCTCGCGGCGCTCGGCATGGTCAGCGTGTTCGACATCGAGGAAGTTGGTGTCGAGGTGCTGATGTCCGAACTCGAGATAGACGAGTCCAAGGCCAACGAGGTGGTCTCCACCTGCTCGACCAAGGCCAAGGAAGTCGCCGAGCAACAGCAGAAGGACAAGGAAGAAAAAGAACGCAAGGCGCGCGAGGAAGCGGCAACCGCCGCGAGATTGCTCGCCGAAGGCGGCCAACCCGGCGATGCCGCGGCGGACGCCATCCTGGGCGCATCGACCGATTCGTCGGGCGAGGCTCGTGCCGCGGACATTCTGGGGCAGGGTTCGTGA